In Companilactobacillus allii, one genomic interval encodes:
- a CDS encoding aldo/keto reductase — MNKQFTFDNDITINRLGYGTMQLPGKGVWGPAKDPENAVKVITTAIDNGVNFIDTADAYGPFYSNLYVREALKQRKDANILVATKVGNTRQGPDIWTPVGTPAYLRQQVELNLMTLGLDHIDLLQLHRVDPNYTIEEQVGELAKMQQEGKIKHIGLSQVSVAQIKEAEKVAPIVSVQNRYNLIDRTDEDVLNYAEEKHMAFIPWFPLATGSLTKGSELQGIADKYNAQPAQIALAWLLKRSDVILPIPGTSSTDHVVQNINAQNIELSQDDFDTLDKLGLKI; from the coding sequence ATGAATAAACAATTTACTTTTGACAACGATATAACTATTAACCGATTAGGATACGGTACTATGCAACTACCTGGTAAAGGTGTTTGGGGTCCAGCAAAGGATCCAGAAAATGCTGTGAAAGTTATCACTACAGCAATCGACAATGGTGTCAATTTCATTGATACTGCTGATGCCTATGGTCCTTTTTACTCAAACTTATATGTTAGAGAAGCTTTGAAACAACGTAAAGATGCAAATATCTTGGTAGCAACAAAGGTTGGTAATACTAGACAAGGTCCAGATATTTGGACTCCAGTTGGTACACCCGCTTACCTTCGTCAACAAGTTGAGCTTAATTTGATGACTTTAGGACTAGATCACATCGATCTATTACAATTGCACCGTGTTGACCCCAACTACACTATTGAAGAACAAGTCGGTGAACTCGCTAAGATGCAACAAGAAGGTAAAATCAAACATATTGGATTGAGCCAAGTTTCAGTTGCTCAAATTAAAGAAGCTGAAAAAGTTGCTCCAATCGTTTCTGTACAAAATCGTTACAACTTGATCGATCGTACAGATGAAGATGTGCTAAATTATGCCGAAGAAAAACATATGGCATTCATCCCTTGGTTCCCATTAGCAACTGGTTCACTAACAAAAGGTAGTGAACTTCAAGGTATTGCTGACAAATACAACGCACAACCAGCTCAAATCGCATTGGCTTGGTTATTGAAACGTTCAGATGTTATCTTGCCTATCCCTGGTACAAGTTCAACTGATCATGTTGTTCAAAATATCAATGCTCAAAATATCGAATTAAGCCAAGACGACTTCGACACATTAGATAAACTTGGTCTTAAAATTTAG
- a CDS encoding cytochrome b5 domain-containing protein, whose product MTDKEFTLDELKQYDGQNGNKAYVAIDGVVYDMTNVGPWEGGNHHGNTAGNDLSEVIPNAPHKKSVLPKLPVVGKLIK is encoded by the coding sequence ATGACAGATAAGGAATTTACATTAGATGAATTGAAGCAGTACGATGGACAAAATGGAAACAAAGCATACGTTGCAATTGATGGTGTAGTGTACGATATGACCAATGTTGGACCATGGGAAGGTGGTAATCACCATGGTAATACGGCTGGGAATGATTTGTCAGAGGTTATCCCCAATGCACCACACAAAAAGTCAGTTTTGCCAAAGTTGCCTGTGGTTGGTAAATTAATCAAATAA
- a CDS encoding M1 family metallopeptidase encodes MTGIMHSYDTFQPTHYDIFIDINRGTKQISGKSVIDGEATQKDIFIQQKNMEIKSVTADGVSVDFQVDNEKEAINITLPKAGKTTLAIEYKAPLTDSMMGIYPSYYEVDGVKKEIIGTQFETTFARQAFPSVDEPEAKAKFDLAIKFDEQEGETVLSNMPEVKTENGVHYFDTTVRMSTYLIAFAFGDLQSKITTTKSGVKVGVFATKAHKANELDFALDIAKRAIEFYEDFYQTPYPLPHSWQLALPDFSAGAMENWGLVTYREAYLTLDPDNTSLDTKQLVATVITHELAHQWFGDLVTMKWWDDLWLNESFANMMEYVSVDAIEPDWKIWEMFQTSDVPAALQRDATDGVQSVHVNVEDPAEIDALFDSAIVYAKGARMLVMMRALVGDKALRKGLKNYFKAHQYNNAKGNDLWNAVGDAAGMDVASIMNTWLEQPGYPVVNAKVVDGKLTLTQQQFFIGAGKDVGRQWKIPLNSNYEVAPTIMGDKELVLGDYTKLRKESGKPFRVNVGNNSHFIVKYDDTLLQDILDNQSDLDAISQLQLLQDLRLLAEGKQISYASIVPLLPKFADSHSNVVNATLYRVANDLKKFVTPDSDEEKQLQKLFDQLSSKEVARLGWTKKSDESNDDQLTRPYVVNAALYAKNPKAILAAHELFEGNSSDLSAISADVRPLVLRNEVKNFGNEALFDNLLDEYRKSSDASYKQDLCTALTATPDPKLIAKLISKFEDAQTIKPQDLRAWYRGVLANDEGQSAAWDWIRNDWQWLDDTVGGDMEFTTYITVTAMVFHTPNRLAEFKEFFEPKLNTPGMTREISMDIKIVETRVALIEDEKDAVNAAVLQIVK; translated from the coding sequence ATGACTGGAATTATGCATTCTTATGATACATTTCAACCTACACATTACGATATCTTTATAGATATCAATCGTGGAACTAAACAGATTTCTGGAAAATCAGTTATCGACGGTGAAGCTACACAAAAGGATATCTTTATTCAACAAAAGAATATGGAGATCAAATCTGTGACTGCAGACGGAGTCAGTGTTGATTTTCAAGTTGACAACGAAAAAGAAGCTATCAATATTACTTTGCCAAAGGCTGGTAAAACAACATTAGCGATAGAATACAAGGCTCCTCTAACAGACTCAATGATGGGTATTTATCCTTCATATTATGAAGTTGACGGAGTTAAGAAAGAAATCATTGGTACACAATTTGAGACTACTTTTGCTCGTCAAGCTTTCCCAAGTGTTGATGAACCTGAAGCTAAGGCTAAGTTTGACTTGGCTATCAAGTTTGATGAACAAGAGGGCGAAACAGTTCTAAGTAATATGCCTGAAGTTAAGACTGAAAATGGTGTGCATTACTTTGATACTACCGTTCGTATGTCTACTTACTTGATTGCATTTGCTTTTGGTGATTTACAAAGTAAGATCACAACTACTAAGAGTGGTGTGAAAGTTGGAGTTTTCGCAACTAAAGCACACAAAGCAAATGAGTTAGACTTTGCCTTAGATATTGCTAAACGTGCGATTGAATTCTACGAGGACTTCTACCAAACACCTTATCCACTTCCACATTCATGGCAATTGGCACTACCTGATTTCTCAGCTGGTGCTATGGAGAATTGGGGATTGGTAACTTATCGTGAAGCTTATCTAACACTTGATCCAGATAATACATCTCTTGATACTAAGCAATTAGTTGCGACAGTTATAACCCATGAACTAGCTCACCAATGGTTCGGTGATTTGGTAACTATGAAGTGGTGGGATGATCTATGGTTGAACGAAAGTTTCGCCAATATGATGGAATATGTATCAGTTGATGCAATTGAACCTGATTGGAAGATTTGGGAAATGTTCCAGACCTCAGATGTTCCAGCTGCCTTGCAACGTGATGCTACAGATGGTGTACAATCAGTTCACGTCAACGTTGAGGATCCAGCTGAAATAGACGCATTATTTGATAGTGCCATCGTCTATGCCAAAGGTGCTAGAATGCTTGTAATGATGCGTGCCTTGGTGGGCGATAAGGCTCTTCGTAAGGGACTTAAGAATTACTTTAAGGCTCATCAATATAATAACGCCAAAGGAAATGACCTTTGGAATGCAGTTGGGGATGCAGCCGGCATGGATGTCGCCTCAATTATGAATACATGGCTAGAACAACCAGGTTATCCAGTTGTTAACGCCAAGGTTGTTGACGGCAAATTAACTTTGACACAACAACAATTCTTTATCGGTGCCGGTAAAGATGTAGGCCGTCAATGGAAGATACCTCTAAATAGTAACTATGAAGTTGCACCTACTATCATGGGAGACAAAGAGCTTGTTCTAGGTGATTATACTAAATTACGTAAAGAATCCGGCAAGCCATTTCGTGTAAATGTTGGTAACAATTCTCACTTCATCGTTAAATATGACGATACATTGCTACAAGATATCTTGGACAATCAAAGTGACCTAGATGCCATTTCACAACTACAATTATTACAAGATCTACGTTTGTTGGCAGAAGGTAAACAGATTTCATACGCTTCGATCGTTCCATTATTACCAAAATTTGCAGATAGTCATTCAAATGTTGTCAATGCTACTTTGTATCGTGTCGCTAATGACTTGAAGAAGTTCGTTACTCCTGATTCTGATGAAGAAAAACAACTACAAAAGTTGTTTGATCAATTGAGTTCTAAAGAAGTAGCAAGACTAGGCTGGACTAAGAAGTCTGATGAGTCAAATGATGACCAATTGACTCGTCCATACGTTGTTAACGCTGCTTTATATGCAAAGAATCCTAAGGCCATTTTGGCAGCACACGAATTATTTGAAGGTAATTCAAGTGATTTGTCAGCTATATCTGCTGATGTTAGACCGTTGGTTCTTCGTAATGAAGTTAAGAACTTTGGTAATGAAGCATTATTTGATAACTTATTGGATGAGTATCGCAAGTCATCAGACGCAAGCTACAAACAAGACTTGTGTACTGCTCTAACAGCTACACCAGATCCTAAGCTGATAGCTAAATTGATCAGTAAATTTGAAGATGCTCAAACAATCAAGCCACAAGATTTACGTGCTTGGTATCGTGGAGTATTGGCTAATGATGAAGGACAAAGTGCTGCTTGGGATTGGATCAGAAATGACTGGCAATGGCTTGATGATACTGTTGGTGGAGATATGGAATTCACAACCTATATCACCGTTACAGCAATGGTCTTCCATACACCAAACCGCTTGGCAGAGTTCAAGGAATTCTTCGAACCTAAGTTGAATACACCAGGTATGACTCGTGAAATCAGCATGGATATTAAGATTGTTGAAACACGTGTTGCACTTATTGAAGATGAAAAAGATGCTGTTAATGCAGCTGTTTTACAGATAGTTAAATAG
- a CDS encoding PadR family transcriptional regulator has product MPKKRVLPYILLGLINNQTKMSGYQISQEFNNEIGEFWHASHSQIYPELQRMIDDNWIKQDDETTDSKSIFYIITADGKSTLNNWLTEPLSAKDDYFSLKLYFIKDRNNPLLKNLLEQQLQMTSDHYDHLLKRKSLLFTDESNKEENYGHFLILTRAIEREQNHIKWLKDKLD; this is encoded by the coding sequence ATGCCTAAAAAAAGAGTTTTACCATATATATTATTAGGATTGATCAACAATCAAACAAAAATGTCCGGATATCAAATCAGTCAAGAATTCAATAATGAGATCGGTGAATTTTGGCATGCGTCACATAGCCAGATATACCCTGAACTACAAAGAATGATCGATGATAACTGGATCAAACAAGATGATGAGACAACAGATTCAAAGTCGATTTTTTACATAATTACAGCCGACGGGAAAAGTACTCTTAACAACTGGTTAACTGAGCCACTGTCAGCCAAAGATGATTATTTTTCTCTGAAATTATATTTTATTAAGGATCGAAACAATCCCTTATTAAAGAATCTGCTTGAGCAACAATTACAGATGACTTCTGATCATTATGATCATTTACTCAAACGTAAATCATTACTTTTTACAGATGAATCAAACAAAGAGGAAAATTACGGTCATTTCTTGATACTTACCCGTGCCATTGAACGTGAACAAAACCATATTAAGTGGTTAAAGGATAAATTAGATTGA
- a CDS encoding phenolic acid decarboxylase, translated as MTKQFKTLDDFLGTHFIYTYDNGWEYEWYAKNDHTVDYRIHGGMVAGRWVTDQEANIVMLTEGIYKISWTEPTGTDVALDFLPNEKKIHGTIFFPKWVEEHPEITVTYQNEHIDLMHESREKYETYPKLVVPEFANITYIGDAGINNEDVISEAPFDTLPDDIRAGKYFDKNYKRINK; from the coding sequence ATGACAAAACAATTTAAAACATTAGATGACTTTTTAGGAACACACTTTATTTACACATACGATAACGGTTGGGAATATGAATGGTATGCAAAAAATGACCATACAGTAGATTACCGTATCCATGGTGGTATGGTTGCTGGACGTTGGGTAACTGATCAAGAAGCCAACATCGTTATGTTGACAGAAGGTATCTACAAGATTTCTTGGACAGAGCCCACTGGAACAGACGTTGCCTTGGATTTCTTGCCTAATGAGAAAAAAATCCACGGTACAATATTCTTCCCTAAGTGGGTTGAAGAACATCCCGAAATAACTGTTACTTATCAAAATGAGCACATTGACTTAATGCATGAATCACGTGAGAAATATGAAACATACCCTAAGTTGGTAGTTCCAGAATTCGCAAATATCACATATATCGGTGATGCTGGTATTAACAATGAAGATGTTATCAGTGAAGCACCTTTTGATACACTTCCAGATGATATTCGTGCTGGTAAATATTTTGACAAGAATTATAAAAGAATCAATAAATAA
- a CDS encoding Bax inhibitor-1 family protein — protein MQSIDKTRATGLARFTSLVYLYTGLGVAFWTIAANAIARNASLSYSIINMMGAHSLIFSLVVIAVAFGFISMANRFATTSYLMTFISYVAFLLTMAVFGVPVFYMYTAQSIVQSLAVTSVIFVVAAGIGFFTKKDLTSWSRTLLIGLISIIVVSFLNIVIFHSTVAALLVNIAVILVFLFYIAFDSQNIKRIYTSAQGSQNLGAIALVASISLVMDFINIFLSILSIFGDSN, from the coding sequence ATGCAATCAATAGACAAAACAAGAGCCACTGGCTTGGCTCGATTCACTTCACTAGTGTATTTGTACACTGGATTAGGTGTAGCCTTTTGGACAATCGCAGCTAATGCCATTGCCAGAAACGCTTCACTTTCATACTCAATCATTAATATGATGGGTGCACATAGTCTTATCTTTTCATTAGTAGTAATTGCAGTAGCGTTTGGGTTCATTAGTATGGCTAATCGATTTGCGACTACTTCGTACTTAATGACCTTTATAAGTTATGTGGCATTCCTATTAACAATGGCTGTATTCGGTGTTCCAGTATTTTACATGTACACCGCTCAAAGTATCGTTCAATCTCTTGCAGTAACTTCTGTGATCTTCGTAGTAGCTGCTGGAATTGGTTTCTTTACAAAAAAGGACTTAACAAGTTGGAGTCGAACATTATTGATTGGTCTAATTTCAATCATTGTTGTTTCATTTCTTAACATTGTTATCTTCCACAGTACTGTTGCTGCATTATTAGTTAACATTGCTGTTATCCTAGTTTTCTTATTCTACATCGCCTTTGATTCACAAAATATCAAACGCATCTATACCAGTGCACAAGGTTCTCAAAACCTTGGTGCAATTGCACTAGTTGCTTCAATTAGTTTGGTTATGGATTTCATTAATATTTTCTTGAGTATCCTTTCTATTTTCGGTGATAGTAACTAA
- the ald gene encoding alanine dehydrogenase, whose translation MQIAIIKEQKEGESRVAATPGNVRKMVEAGNEVLVETDAGIGAGFSNDEYVDAGGKLVSHEEGWNAELIVKVKEPDPEEYKYFTKGKIVWGFQHLASSKPTVEAMMKAGTTAIGGETISKDGKLELLAPMSAIAGRRSVIMGAYYLEAQHQGQGILLPGIPGIHAGNVVIFGGGNAAINATELALGMGCSVVIIELNDDRLKFLEDKFAGKAFRAVKSNEENLAKEIKDADVFISTILIPGSKPPKLVKEYMVKSMKPGSVLVDVAIDQGGTVETIDHPTTIDDPVFVKDGIVHYAVPNQPGAVPRTATMALSKGNISYLLEIADKGINEAIKTDDALASGVNLYEGKVTNKGLADSLDLPYTELSVTE comes from the coding sequence ATGCAAATCGCTATTATCAAGGAACAAAAAGAAGGAGAAAGTCGTGTTGCGGCTACTCCTGGGAATGTTCGTAAAATGGTAGAGGCTGGCAATGAAGTCCTTGTTGAAACGGATGCTGGTATTGGAGCAGGTTTTAGCAATGATGAATATGTTGATGCTGGTGGAAAATTAGTTAGCCATGAAGAAGGTTGGAATGCTGAACTAATTGTCAAAGTTAAAGAGCCAGATCCAGAAGAATATAAGTACTTTACAAAAGGTAAAATTGTTTGGGGATTCCAGCACTTGGCATCTTCCAAACCAACTGTTGAAGCAATGATGAAAGCAGGAACTACCGCAATTGGTGGTGAAACCATTTCTAAAGATGGCAAACTCGAATTATTAGCTCCAATGAGTGCAATTGCAGGTAGAAGATCTGTAATTATGGGTGCTTATTATCTAGAAGCACAACATCAAGGACAAGGAATCCTATTACCAGGAATCCCAGGAATCCATGCCGGAAATGTTGTTATCTTCGGTGGTGGTAACGCTGCTATAAATGCTACAGAACTAGCATTAGGTATGGGTTGCTCAGTTGTTATTATTGAATTGAACGACGACAGACTCAAATTCCTTGAAGATAAATTCGCAGGTAAGGCATTTAGAGCTGTTAAATCAAACGAAGAGAACTTGGCTAAAGAAATCAAAGATGCTGATGTATTCATTTCAACAATTCTTATCCCAGGCTCAAAACCACCTAAGTTGGTTAAAGAATACATGGTTAAATCAATGAAACCAGGTAGTGTACTAGTTGATGTTGCCATTGATCAAGGTGGAACCGTTGAAACAATTGATCACCCAACAACAATCGATGATCCAGTCTTCGTTAAAGATGGAATCGTTCACTATGCTGTTCCAAATCAACCAGGTGCTGTACCACGTACTGCAACAATGGCACTATCAAAAGGTAACATCAGTTATCTATTGGAAATTGCTGACAAAGGTATCAATGAAGCAATCAAGACAGATGATGCATTAGCTTCAGGAGTTAACCTTTATGAAGGTAAAGTTACAAATAAAGGCTTGGCTGATTCACTAGATCTACCATATACAGAATTATCAGTTACAGAATAA
- the tdcB gene encoding bifunctional threonine ammonia-lyase/L-serine ammonia-lyase TdcB → MIKGVGVDNIVSIQDIEEAKSIVSKYARKTPLVQSMFLSRNIVGGDVFLKLENMQLTGSFKFRGANNKINHLTQEERDHGVITASAGNHAQGVALTGHLLGIDTTVVMPDEAPQMKRDATRGYGAEVDIHGATFDDAHDWMHERAEKEGKTIVDPFNDKYVIAGQGTIGLEILDDIWDVDTVIVPVGGGGLISGIATALKSFNPNIHIVGVQSENVHGMYSSVKSGKITKHHEDFTLADGTDVATPGDITFPIVSQLVDEIVLVNEEEIAHAMKDLLQRTKVVAEGAGALPVAALESHKIDDRWLKNKKIVAMVSGGNVDLSRVASIIDQFLKPVKADGGIG, encoded by the coding sequence ATGATTAAAGGTGTAGGTGTTGATAACATTGTTAGTATTCAAGATATTGAGGAAGCAAAATCCATTGTTAGCAAATATGCTCGTAAAACTCCATTAGTGCAATCAATGTTCTTAAGTAGAAATATTGTTGGCGGAGATGTTTTCCTAAAACTTGAGAATATGCAATTGACCGGTTCATTCAAATTTAGAGGTGCTAACAACAAAATCAATCACTTGACTCAAGAAGAACGTGATCATGGTGTTATTACAGCTTCTGCTGGTAACCATGCTCAAGGTGTAGCTTTGACAGGACACTTATTAGGAATCGACACAACAGTCGTAATGCCTGATGAAGCACCACAAATGAAACGTGATGCTACAAGAGGTTATGGTGCTGAAGTTGATATTCATGGTGCAACCTTTGATGACGCACATGATTGGATGCATGAACGTGCTGAAAAAGAAGGAAAGACAATCGTTGATCCTTTCAATGACAAGTATGTTATCGCAGGACAAGGAACAATCGGACTTGAGATTCTAGATGATATTTGGGACGTTGATACTGTTATTGTTCCCGTTGGTGGGGGTGGATTAATCTCCGGAATAGCCACTGCCTTGAAATCATTTAATCCTAATATCCATATTGTTGGTGTTCAATCAGAGAATGTTCATGGTATGTATTCATCTGTTAAATCTGGAAAGATCACCAAACATCACGAAGACTTCACACTAGCTGATGGTACTGATGTTGCTACACCAGGTGACATTACATTCCCTATTGTTAGTCAATTAGTTGATGAAATTGTTCTTGTTAACGAAGAAGAAATTGCACATGCAATGAAAGACCTATTGCAAAGAACTAAAGTTGTTGCTGAAGGAGCAGGTGCACTTCCAGTTGCAGCTCTTGAATCACACAAGATTGATGATAGATGGCTTAAGAATAAGAAGATTGTTGCCATGGTATCTGGTGGTAACGTTGATCTTAGCAGAGTAGCAAGTATCATTGATCAATTCCTCAAACCTGTTAAAGCAGATGGTGGAATTGGCTAG
- a CDS encoding APC family permease has protein sequence MKDQDVGLKKTIGFFPAFATVTGTVIGTGVFFKASAVTNYTGSVSLTMVVWLLGGLITICAGLTGAELAAAYPETGGLTRYIEHSYGGFWGFMAGWAQAIIYFPANVAAISIAFGTQFAHLFTLSNKWIVPVAIISALSVTSLNWISAKVGGRVTSISLVAKLIPLALIVLFGFLHKGTVDFSLFPVVAGPHRSLITGLGNGLLAAMFAYDGWIHVGNIAGEMKNPRKDLPKAIFSGIAVIMIVYLLVNAVFMYVLPINQIAGNLNAASDASTVIFGNMGSKLVTIGILISVYGGLNGYTMTSMRVPYVMGKEHKLPFGDVFAKLNKAGIPWASGAIQLVIACLMMLSGEFDAITNMLIFVIWVFYIMAFFAVIKLRRTKPDLYRPYTVPLYPVIPIIAILGGLFILIVTLFTEPVTTAIGVVVTAIGIPFYFYLKKKWKFDEIK, from the coding sequence ATGAAAGATCAAGATGTTGGCTTAAAGAAAACGATTGGTTTTTTCCCTGCCTTTGCTACAGTTACAGGTACTGTTATTGGTACTGGTGTGTTCTTTAAAGCCTCAGCTGTTACTAATTACACGGGATCAGTCAGTTTAACAATGGTAGTCTGGCTATTAGGTGGATTAATCACCATATGTGCTGGATTAACTGGAGCAGAACTAGCCGCTGCGTATCCTGAAACAGGTGGACTAACGAGATATATCGAACACAGTTATGGCGGGTTTTGGGGTTTCATGGCTGGATGGGCGCAAGCTATTATTTATTTTCCAGCCAATGTTGCCGCTATCTCTATCGCTTTTGGAACGCAATTTGCGCACCTATTCACATTGTCTAATAAGTGGATAGTGCCAGTTGCCATAATTAGTGCACTGTCAGTTACATCATTGAACTGGATCAGTGCCAAGGTTGGTGGAAGAGTTACTTCGATTTCACTAGTTGCCAAGTTAATTCCGCTAGCCTTAATAGTTTTGTTTGGTTTCTTACACAAAGGTACAGTAGATTTCTCGTTATTCCCAGTCGTTGCAGGTCCACATCGAAGCCTTATCACAGGATTAGGAAATGGTCTTTTAGCTGCAATGTTTGCCTACGATGGATGGATACATGTTGGTAATATCGCAGGAGAAATGAAGAATCCAAGAAAAGATTTACCCAAAGCTATTTTCTCAGGAATCGCTGTTATCATGATTGTTTACTTATTGGTGAATGCAGTATTCATGTACGTTTTACCAATTAATCAAATTGCAGGCAATCTTAACGCTGCTTCAGATGCTTCAACAGTCATTTTTGGAAATATGGGTAGTAAGTTAGTTACAATTGGTATCTTGATTTCAGTCTATGGTGGATTGAATGGTTACACCATGACTAGTATGCGTGTTCCATATGTCATGGGTAAAGAACACAAGTTACCATTTGGTGATGTATTCGCTAAGTTGAACAAAGCCGGTATTCCTTGGGCATCAGGTGCTATTCAATTAGTTATTGCCTGTTTGATGATGTTATCTGGTGAGTTTGATGCAATTACAAATATGCTTATCTTCGTAATTTGGGTATTTTATATCATGGCATTCTTTGCAGTAATCAAGTTGCGTCGTACCAAACCAGATCTTTATAGACCTTATACAGTCCCACTATATCCAGTAATTCCTATCATAGCCATATTAGGTGGATTGTTTATATTAATTGTCACATTGTTCACAGAACCAGTTACTACGGCTATTGGTGTTGTCGTTACTGCAATTGGTATTCCATTTTACTTCTACTTAAAGAAGAAGTGGAAATTTGACGAAATAAAATAG